The Balaenoptera acutorostrata chromosome 10, mBalAcu1.1, whole genome shotgun sequence genome has a window encoding:
- the LOC103004957 gene encoding glutathione S-transferase A2, whose product MAGKPKLHYFNGRGRMEAIRWILAAAGVEFEEIFIKTPEDLDKLRNEGSLMFQQVPMVEIDGMKLVQTRAILNYIATKYNLYGKDMKERALIDMYTEGVVDLGEMIMHLPLCPPDQKDAKMTQIKESVTNRYLPAFEKVLKGHGQDYLVGSKLSKADIHLVELLYYVEELDPSLLANFPLLKALRTRVSNLPAVKKFLQPGSPRKPPMDEKNLEEAKKIFRM is encoded by the exons ATGGCGGGGAAACCCAAGCTTCACTACTTCAATGGACGGGGCAGAATGGAGGCCATCCGGTGGATCCTGGCTGCAGCTGGAGTAGAG TTTGAAGAGATATTTATAAAAACTCCAGAAGACTTGGATAAGTTAAGAAATG aaGGGAGTTTGATGTTCCAGCAAGTGCCCATGGTTGAAATTGATGGGATGAAGCTGGTGCAGACCAGAGCCATTCTCAACTACATTGCCACCAAATACAACCTCTATGGGAAAGACATGAAAGAGAGAGCCCT gattgatatgtatacagaGGGTGTGGTAGATCTGGGTGAAATGATCATGCATTTGCCACTGTGCCCACCTGATCAAAAAGATGCCAAGATGACCCAGATCAAAGAGAGTGTAACAAACCGTTATCTTCCTGCGTTTGAAAAA GTGTTGAAGGGCCATGGACAAGACTATCTTGTGGGCAGCAAGCTGAGCAAGGCTGACATCCACCTGGTTGAACTTCTCTACTATGTGGAAGAGCTGGACCCCAGCCTTTTGGCCAACTTCCCTCTGCTGAAG GCCCTGAGAACCAGAGTCAGCAATCTCCCTGCCGTGAAGAAGTTTTTGCAGCCTGGCAGCCCGAGGAAGCCTCCCATGGATGAGAAAAATTTGGAAGAAGCAAAGAAGATTTTCAGGATGTAA
- the LOC130709137 gene encoding transcription elongation factor A protein 1, with protein sequence MEDEVVRIAKKMDKMVQKKNAAGALDLLKELKNIPMTLELLQSTRIGMSVNAIRKQSTDEEVTSLAKSLIKSWKKLLDGPSTDKDSEEKKKDTAVTSQNSPEAREESSSSGNVSSRKDETNARDTYVSSFPRAPSTSDSVRLKCREMLAAALRTGDDYIAIGADEEELGSQIEEAIYQEIRNTDMKYKNRVRSRISNLKDAKNPNLRKNVLCGNIPPDLFARMTAEEMASDELKEMRKNLTKEAIREHQMAKTGGTQTDLFTCGKCKKKNCTYTQVQTRSADEPMTTFVVCNECGNRWKFC encoded by the coding sequence ATGGAGGACGAGGTGGTCCGCATTGCCAAGAAGATGGACAAGATGGTGCAGAAGAAGAACGCGGCTGGAGCATTGGATTTACTGAAGGAGCTTAAGAATATTCCCATGACCTTGGAATTATTACAGTCCACAAGAATCGGAATGTCAGTGAATGCTATTCGCAAGCAGAGCACAGATGAAGAAGTTACATCTTTAGCAAAGTCCCTCATCAAATCCTGGAAAAAGTTATTAGATGGACCATCAACAGATAAAGactctgaagaaaagaaaaaagatactgcAGTTACATCACAGAATAGCCCTGAAGCAAGAGAAGAAAGTAGCTCCAGTGGCAACGTAAGCAGCAGAAAGGATGAGACAAATGCCCGAGACACTTACGTTTCATCTTTTCCTCGGGCCCCAAGCACTTCTGATTCTGTGCGGTTAAAGTGTAGGGAGATGCTCGCTGCGGCTCTCCGAACGGGAGATGACTACATCGCTATTGGAGCTGATGAGGAAGAATTAGGATCTCAAATCGAGGAAGCTATCTATCAAGAAATAAGGAATACGGACATGAAATACAAAAATAGAGTACGAAGTAGGATATCAAATCTTAAGGATGCTAAGAATCcaaatttaaggaaaaatgtGCTGTGTGGGAATATTCCTCCTGACTTATTTGCTAGAATGACGGCAGAGGAGATGGCCAGCGATGAGCTCAAAGAGATGCGGAAAAACTTGACCAAAGAAGCCATCAGAGAGCATCAGATGGCCAAGACAGGTGGGACCCAGACGGACTTGTTCACATGTGGCAAATGCAAGAAGAAGAACTGCACTTACACACAGGTCCAAACACGGAGTGCTGATGAACCGATGACAACGTTTGTTGTCTGCAACGAGTGTGGAAACCGGTGGAAGTTCTGTTGA